The genomic region TTCGCTGGAACCGCCCTTGGCGCACACCACGACGATGGGCAAAGCCCGATCGGCCTCCAACGCCGCGACCGCAGCTGCTTCGTCTTCGAGAAAATCAAAATAAGGGATATGACGCACCGCCGCTGGGGCGTGTCGGCCCTCGATGCGCCAGCTCGCAAACTCCTCGGCGTTGCGGACATCGAGCAGAACGAAGGCCGTGTGGCCATGTTCGAGCGCATCGTGGAGCTGCTGGGTGGTCACGACAGACTGGTTGTTGAACAAAGTCAAGGCTCACCTCCGTGTCTCACTGGACTATATTACTATATAGTTATATAATTCACATTGTCAAGCCTGGGTACAACGAACCTAGAGGATCAGCCATGCCACAAGACGCGCCATCCCCGCGCAGAAAGCAACTGACGGCCGAGGGGTTCGACCAGATCGCGACCTTCTTCAAGGTGCTGGCCGACCCGGTGCGCTTGCGCTTGCTGCACGCCCTGTTCGAAGGGGAGCGCACGGTGATGCAACTGATGGAGGCCACCGATTGCAACCAGGCCAATGCCTCCAAACACCTGAAAATCCTGCTGGAAGCGGGGCTGGTGGTGCGACGGAAGCAGGGCACACACGCCTGGTATGCGATCGGCGACCCCAGTGTCTACGGCCTGTGCGAGATGGTCTGCGAGCGTCAGGAAGCGTTACTGGCGGCACGGGCCCGCTTGTTCCGCGACGCGGCCTCCTGAGGGGGGCCGCTGGTCGAACGAACCGCTCACTCGCGGCCGCGCGCCCCTGGGGGCATTGCCCCACTTGCGTGGGGAAGCGCCCGGGACAGGGAACAATAGCAAGGCTGCCTCAGCCAGGCAGCCTCGCCCTGTGAAGCCCCCATGACAACGTCCCCCGCCACCGAGCCAGATTCGCACGATACGTCCCACGAATGGGACCTGTCCCGGCTGTACGAATCGCCTGCCGACCCCCGCATCGACGCGGAGCTGGAGCAGGCGCGCAGCCAGGCCAAGGCGCTACAGGCAGACTACCATGGTCGCATCGCCCAGGCGGAGCCCAGCGCGATCCGACACCTGCTGGACGGGCTGGATGCGATCGCGAGCCTGTCTGCCCGCCTCTTCGGGTATGCCTACCTGCTGTTCTCCGCCGATACCCAGACCGAGGACAACAAGCGCCTCTACGCGCGCATTCAAAGCGAGATCCCCGACATCCGCCAGGAAATCGTGGGGCTGGAACTCGAACTGCAGAACCTGAGTCAGGAACGCTTCGATGCGCTGCTGGCCGCTCCCGAACTGGCCAGCTACCACGACCACCTGCGCCGGATGCGGCGCCTGGCCAGCCATGCCCTGAACGAGCTGGCCGAAAAGATTCTCAACATGAAGGAAGCCACGGGTTCCCAGGCCTGGACCCAGCTCTACTACGAGACCACGGCCGACTTTCGGGTTCATCTCGGCTTGCCGGAACACCCGGAGGAAATGACGCTCTCCCAGGCCTATGCCGTGCGTGAAACCGGCCAACGTCACGAGCGGGAGGCGGCCTTCAACGAAACGCTCAGGCTGCACAGGCAACAGTCCCGGGTGCTGACCCCGGTTTACAATGCCCTGTTCGAGAACTGGCGGCACACCATTCTGCTGCGAGGCTATGCGCACCCCCTCTCGCCCTTGCTGGTGGAGGAGGCGGTCACGCCTGAGACCATCGAGACGCTGATCGAGACCGTTGAATCGCGCCACGAACTGGTCCAGCGCTACTTTCGCGGCAAAGCCCGGCTGCTCGGCTACGACGACTTTGCCAGTCACGACATCCGCGCCAATTACAGCGGGCAGAACAGCTTCATCAGCTACGAGGAGGGACGGGACATCGTCCTGGACACCTTTGCCTCCTTTTCGGACGACCTCGGCCAGGTGGCCGCCCACTTCTTCGAAGCCCGCTACATCGACGCCTTCTCCCGCACCGGCAAGCGGGCGGGGGCGTATTGCCTGAGCGCGGGGCCGGTCTTCCACCCCTACCTGTTTCTCAATTACAACTTCACCCTGAAGGACGTGATCACGACCGCCCACGAGTTGGGACACGGGGTGCATAACGTGGTGGCAGGGCGGCACCACAATCTGACCAACAGTGACCGCATGACCCTGTTCATGGAGACGCCCTCCACCTTTGCCGAGACG from Candidatus Sericytochromatia bacterium harbors:
- a CDS encoding metalloregulator ArsR/SmtB family transcription factor, whose amino-acid sequence is MPQDAPSPRRKQLTAEGFDQIATFFKVLADPVRLRLLHALFEGERTVMQLMEATDCNQANASKHLKILLEAGLVVRRKQGTHAWYAIGDPSVYGLCEMVCERQEALLAARARLFRDAAS
- a CDS encoding M3 family metallopeptidase, giving the protein MTTSPATEPDSHDTSHEWDLSRLYESPADPRIDAELEQARSQAKALQADYHGRIAQAEPSAIRHLLDGLDAIASLSARLFGYAYLLFSADTQTEDNKRLYARIQSEIPDIRQEIVGLELELQNLSQERFDALLAAPELASYHDHLRRMRRLASHALNELAEKILNMKEATGSQAWTQLYYETTADFRVHLGLPEHPEEMTLSQAYAVRETGQRHEREAAFNETLRLHRQQSRVLTPVYNALFENWRHTILLRGYAHPLSPLLVEEAVTPETIETLIETVESRHELVQRYFRGKARLLGYDDFASHDIRANYSGQNSFISYEEGRDIVLDTFASFSDDLGQVAAHFFEARYIDAFSRTGKRAGAYCLSAGPVFHPYLFLNYNFTLKDVITTAHELGHGVHNVVAGRHHNLTNSDRMTLFMETPSTFAETLTFQRLIYREVRPEVRQALLGNQLESAILKIFKSVALTRFQLEAYKRREQGVIPAETFCVMWDDRLASLYGDSVRRSEWDAWEWLTFHHILNHPFYDYAYAFGQLLVFALVRQFQQDRQAFEPRFMSLLEAGTSLTIGDLLTRVDIRIDQAAIWQEGLAYFEQMLEEFESGLDG